One window from the genome of Candidatus Binataceae bacterium encodes:
- the ispE gene encoding 4-(cytidine 5'-diphospho)-2-C-methyl-D-erythritol kinase — translation MTTAGLTVLAPAKINLFLRVTGRRPDGYHELDSVFLPIALYDEVAVRVSADPGQITLRCDWPQLPRDSSNLAVRAAQRLCGETKRIGVEIELRKRIAVGAGLGGGSSDAGAVLRLLAKMLPVTATRLAEAAVAVGADVPFFLEPRPARVGGIGELVEPLGWGMELALVVVVPPCEVSTREIYGALRREHWSGAAPARLELERGEWANLLVNDLEGPALERYPIIGELKVKLKECGAQGALMSGSGGAVFGLCRDPEHAEFVAQRMARVGHGIRCYATKVIEQAPPISAW, via the coding sequence ATGACCACCGCCGGGTTGACGGTCCTGGCGCCAGCCAAGATCAATCTGTTTTTGCGCGTGACGGGGCGGCGCCCGGACGGCTATCACGAATTGGACTCGGTCTTTTTGCCGATCGCGCTTTACGATGAGGTGGCGGTGCGCGTGAGCGCCGACCCTGGGCAAATCACGCTGCGCTGCGACTGGCCGCAGTTGCCACGCGATTCCAGCAACCTGGCGGTGCGGGCGGCCCAGCGTCTGTGCGGCGAGACCAAGCGGATAGGGGTCGAAATCGAACTGCGTAAGCGGATAGCGGTGGGCGCGGGGCTGGGCGGCGGTTCCAGCGATGCTGGCGCGGTACTGCGGCTGTTAGCCAAAATGCTGCCAGTGACCGCCACGCGGCTGGCCGAAGCGGCCGTGGCGGTGGGTGCGGACGTGCCGTTTTTTCTGGAGCCACGGCCGGCGCGAGTGGGCGGAATCGGGGAGTTGGTCGAGCCGCTGGGATGGGGGATGGAACTCGCCCTGGTGGTCGTGGTGCCGCCGTGCGAGGTTTCCACCCGCGAAATTTATGGGGCTTTGCGGCGCGAGCATTGGAGCGGAGCTGCGCCGGCCAGGCTGGAGCTAGAGCGAGGAGAATGGGCCAATTTATTGGTCAACGATTTGGAAGGGCCCGCTCTGGAGCGCTATCCGATCATCGGTGAACTTAAAGTGAAACTCAAAGAATGTGGGGCGCAGGGCGCTTTGATGTCGGGTAGTGGAGGGGCGGTCTTTGGCTTGTGCCGCGATCCGGAGCACGCAGAATTCGTGGCACAGCGAATGGCGAGGGTGGGGCACGGCATCCGCTGCTATGCAACGAAGGTGATCGAGCAGGCGCCGCCAATCAGCGCATGGTGA
- a CDS encoding 50S ribosomal protein L25 has translation METLELNCEPRALSTRGAVRELRRRGQVPGVMYGPKRSPIALAVAAAGLKAGALGNTSQRLLRLKSASAELDGRHVIVKEVQRDALAGRLLHADFYEVDLNAKIRVPVPLRFSGRAKGVVDGGILQPLERSVEVECLPLEIPEAVEVDVTEIGIHEAIHVSALKFGANIRALYDTDYPIVTVLPPTVEAAPAPAEAAAEAAPAEGAPAVAASEAPVKKG, from the coding sequence ATGGAAACACTGGAACTGAATTGTGAGCCGCGCGCGCTTTCTACGCGCGGTGCGGTGCGCGAACTGCGCCGGCGGGGGCAAGTGCCGGGCGTTATGTACGGGCCCAAGCGCAGCCCCATCGCGCTCGCGGTGGCAGCGGCGGGGCTAAAGGCGGGAGCGTTGGGCAATACCAGCCAGCGGCTGCTGCGTTTGAAGTCGGCCTCCGCGGAATTGGACGGACGCCATGTGATCGTCAAGGAGGTCCAGCGCGACGCGCTGGCGGGACGGCTGCTGCACGCCGATTTTTATGAGGTCGATCTCAACGCCAAGATTCGGGTGCCGGTGCCGCTGCGTTTTTCAGGTCGCGCCAAGGGGGTGGTCGACGGCGGCATCCTGCAGCCGCTGGAGCGGAGTGTGGAGGTGGAATGTCTGCCGCTGGAGATCCCCGAGGCGGTAGAGGTGGATGTGACTGAAATCGGCATTCACGAGGCGATCCACGTCTCGGCACTCAAATTCGGTGCCAACATTCGGGCCTTGTACGACACCGATTACCCCATCGTAACGGTGTTGCCGCCGACGGTCGAAGCGGCACCCGCTCCGGCCGAGGCAGCAGCGGAAGCGGCCCCAGCCGAGGGTGCGCCCGCGGTGGCGGCCAGCGAGGCGCCGGTCAAGAAGGGTTAG
- a CDS encoding helix-turn-helix domain-containing protein, with protein MVEIMTVRELSEYLHCHPSTVYRMLSKGELPGFKVGGDWRFRLGDIETWCRKMSLSQKEMLAS; from the coding sequence ATGGTCGAAATCATGACAGTCAGGGAGCTGAGCGAGTACCTACACTGCCATCCCTCCACGGTCTACCGGATGCTCTCCAAGGGCGAATTGCCAGGCTTCAAGGTAGGCGGGGATTGGCGGTTTCGGCTTGGCGATATTGAAACTTGGTGCAGGAAGATGAGTTTGTCGCAGAAAGAGATGTTGGCCTCCTAG
- the meaB gene encoding methylmalonyl Co-A mutase-associated GTPase MeaB, translating into MMAIAVGAPIGTQASSNMTPSPQLATPALEELERRFRAGDKSALARLITLIENQDPRVGQCMERLYPSARRGHVVGITGPPGAGKSTLINQLIQTMRGGDQRVAVLAIDPSSPFSGGALLGDRVRMTDHYRDEGVFIRSLATRGAPGGLSLATREVVRLLQSFNFDRILIETAGVGQTELAIMDVAETTVVVMVPESGDAIQVMKAGLLEIADIFVVNKADREGAARLRTELLAEAALGPARPWQPPVLLTQANHGLGLEPLLEEIDRHRDFLRHATSCDFNERCAEEFSAAVRATSTRHVTQLLAGARARGLLDQVRVGRLNPYAAARLLLQAVANEESPNDWHA; encoded by the coding sequence ATGATGGCGATAGCTGTAGGCGCGCCAATAGGCACGCAGGCCAGCTCCAACATGACGCCATCCCCGCAACTCGCCACCCCTGCGCTTGAGGAACTAGAGCGGCGTTTTCGCGCCGGCGATAAATCCGCCTTGGCGCGCCTGATTACGCTGATCGAAAACCAGGACCCCAGGGTCGGGCAATGCATGGAGCGCCTATATCCCTCGGCTCGCCGCGGCCATGTCGTGGGCATCACCGGACCGCCGGGTGCGGGCAAGTCCACGCTGATTAATCAACTGATCCAGACGATGCGCGGGGGCGACCAGCGCGTCGCGGTTCTCGCCATCGACCCGAGCAGCCCTTTTTCGGGCGGCGCTCTGCTGGGCGATCGAGTGCGGATGACCGATCATTATCGCGACGAGGGCGTCTTTATCCGCAGCTTGGCTACACGCGGCGCCCCCGGCGGCCTCAGCCTGGCCACTCGTGAAGTCGTTCGGCTGCTCCAAAGTTTCAATTTCGATCGTATTCTGATCGAGACTGCGGGCGTAGGCCAGACCGAACTGGCTATAATGGACGTTGCCGAGACGACCGTGGTGGTGATGGTCCCCGAAAGCGGAGACGCCATTCAGGTCATGAAAGCAGGTTTGCTGGAAATCGCGGACATCTTCGTGGTCAACAAGGCTGACCGCGAGGGCGCGGCGCGCTTGCGTACCGAATTGCTGGCCGAAGCAGCTCTGGGACCGGCGCGGCCATGGCAACCGCCTGTGCTCTTGACCCAGGCCAACCACGGCCTCGGCCTGGAACCGCTATTGGAGGAGATCGACCGCCATCGCGACTTCCTTCGCCACGCCACCTCGTGCGATTTCAACGAACGCTGCGCTGAGGAATTCTCCGCCGCAGTCCGCGCAACCTCCACTCGCCACGTGACGCAACTGCTCGCCGGGGCTCGCGCTCGCGGCTTACTCGACCAGGTCCGCGTTGGCCGCCTCAATCCCTATGCCGCGGCTCGGCTACTGCTGCAAGCAGTCGCGAACGAGGAGAGTCCAAACGATTGGCATGCCTAA
- a CDS encoding ribose-phosphate pyrophosphokinase, whose amino-acid sequence MPERAKDEIQVFTGNSNPALAREVCEALGVRLGAAEVGRFPDGEVMVEVRENVRGGDVFVLQSICAPPNDNLMELLLLMDALRRASAKRITAVVPYFGYARQDRKVAPRVPISAKVVADVLTTAGASRVLTVDLHAGQIQGFFNIPVDNLFAMPVLIGYLRKRHEGRRITVVSPDAGGVERARAFAGRLNANLAIIDKRRRRASEVAEMQLVGEVRDTTAILVDDMIDTAGTVTEAAKVVVGAGAAEVIVAATHSILSDPACERLNHSAVAEVITTNTVPLRAKVQAELRHIRVLSIAGLLAEALRRIHNEESVSSLFN is encoded by the coding sequence ATGCCTGAGCGGGCAAAGGACGAAATTCAAGTCTTCACCGGCAATTCCAACCCGGCGTTGGCGCGCGAGGTTTGCGAAGCGCTTGGGGTGCGACTGGGGGCGGCGGAAGTAGGCCGTTTTCCCGACGGCGAAGTGATGGTGGAGGTGCGCGAGAACGTGCGCGGGGGTGACGTGTTCGTCCTGCAATCGATCTGCGCTCCGCCCAACGACAATCTGATGGAGCTGCTGCTATTGATGGATGCCTTGCGGCGAGCCTCGGCCAAGCGGATCACCGCCGTGGTGCCCTATTTCGGCTACGCCCGCCAGGATCGCAAGGTAGCCCCGCGCGTCCCGATCAGTGCCAAAGTGGTGGCTGATGTATTGACTACGGCGGGCGCCTCGCGAGTGCTGACGGTAGATCTGCATGCCGGGCAGATCCAGGGCTTTTTCAACATTCCGGTGGACAATCTCTTTGCCATGCCGGTGCTGATAGGTTATCTGCGCAAGCGGCATGAGGGGCGGCGGATTACGGTGGTGTCGCCCGACGCAGGCGGAGTGGAGCGGGCACGGGCTTTCGCCGGGCGGCTCAATGCCAACCTGGCGATTATCGACAAGCGCCGGCGGCGGGCCAGCGAAGTGGCAGAGATGCAACTGGTGGGCGAGGTGCGTGATACCACCGCGATCCTGGTGGACGACATGATCGATACCGCCGGCACGGTCACCGAAGCGGCCAAAGTGGTAGTTGGGGCGGGCGCGGCCGAAGTGATCGTGGCCGCCACCCATTCGATTCTTTCGGATCCGGCTTGCGAGCGGCTCAACCACTCCGCGGTCGCTGAGGTGATTACCACCAACACGGTGCCGCTGCGGGCCAAGGTGCAGGCCGAGCTGCGCCACATCCGGGTGCTGTCGATCGCCGGTCTGCTGGCGGAAGCGCTGCGTCGGATTCATAATGAGGAATCGGTCAGCTCGCTGTTCAACTAA
- the def gene encoding peptide deformylase — protein sequence MILKVARLGHPIVRTRAREVTHEEIAGAEFQALVDSMIETMREYNGVGLAATQIHLSLQLAVLEVNGNPRYPEAEAVPLTVLVNPRLTILDDSRIVGWEGCLSIPDLRGAVPRYKRVRVQALGRRGEELDFEASDFHARVIQHETDHLRGEVYLDRLPDMHSLSHLAEFQRFVVDARARQS from the coding sequence ATGATTCTAAAGGTGGCGCGGCTAGGCCATCCGATCGTCCGAACACGAGCGCGCGAAGTTACCCACGAGGAGATTGCGGGAGCCGAGTTTCAAGCGCTGGTGGACTCCATGATCGAGACCATGCGCGAGTACAATGGAGTGGGGTTGGCCGCGACCCAGATCCATTTGTCGCTGCAACTAGCGGTGCTCGAAGTCAATGGCAATCCACGCTACCCGGAGGCCGAGGCCGTGCCGCTGACAGTCCTGGTCAACCCGCGCCTGACCATTTTAGATGACAGCCGAATAGTGGGTTGGGAGGGTTGCCTGAGTATTCCGGATTTGCGCGGAGCAGTTCCTCGGTACAAGCGGGTACGAGTGCAGGCGCTGGGGCGCAGAGGCGAAGAGCTGGACTTCGAAGCCAGTGATTTTCATGCCCGGGTGATCCAGCACGAGACCGATCATTTGCGTGGAGAGGTTTATCTCGACCGCCTGCCAGACATGCACTCGCTGAGCCATCTGGCAGAATTTCAGCGTTTCGTGGTGGATGCGCGGGCACGGCAGTCTTGA
- a CDS encoding metallophosphoesterase family protein — protein MPKPATDDRLQARGRLFAIGDIHGCPDELQAVLRAADPCATDTVVFMGDYIDRGPASRQVIDLLLEFAQGAHRTVFLKGNHEDMMLSFLGLPGRYGDSFLINGGFTTLQSYGLNEADLDDTRARLPATHVEFLSQLSTSYRHDRFLFVHAGISPLHSLAEQDPEDLMWIRQEFILNPHTLDLTVLFGHTPVREVLLDLPYKIGIDTGLVYGGKLTCLELTQGECLQVSRGNLKVKRHRLTLA, from the coding sequence ATGCCTAAGCCCGCCACAGACGATCGCCTTCAAGCCCGCGGCCGACTGTTCGCAATCGGCGACATCCATGGCTGCCCCGACGAGCTCCAGGCGGTGCTGCGCGCGGCTGACCCCTGTGCCACCGATACCGTGGTTTTCATGGGCGATTACATCGACCGCGGACCGGCTTCGCGTCAAGTTATCGACCTCCTGCTGGAGTTCGCTCAAGGCGCCCATCGCACGGTCTTTCTCAAGGGCAACCACGAGGACATGATGCTGTCTTTTCTCGGTCTGCCCGGACGCTACGGCGATTCCTTTCTTATCAACGGCGGCTTCACCACTCTGCAGAGTTACGGCTTGAACGAAGCCGATTTGGACGATACTCGCGCCCGCCTGCCTGCCACCCACGTCGAGTTTCTGTCCCAGTTGTCCACCAGCTATCGGCACGATCGTTTTCTGTTCGTTCACGCTGGGATTTCTCCGTTGCACTCGCTGGCCGAGCAGGACCCCGAGGACCTGATGTGGATCCGCCAGGAGTTTATCCTAAACCCCCATACCCTTGACCTGACCGTGCTCTTCGGTCACACCCCAGTGCGCGAGGTCCTGCTTGATCTACCCTACAAAATTGGCATCGACACCGGCTTGGTCTACGGCGGTAAGCTTACCTGCCTGGAACTGACCCAGGGGGAATGTCTGCAAGTCTCGCGCGGCAACCTCAAGGTTAAACGCCATCGGTTGACCCTGGCCTAA
- the dnaE gene encoding DNA polymerase III subunit alpha — protein MSFAHLHVHTQYSLLDGANKLAPLLDYAKRSAMPAMAITDHGNMFGAVEFYRKAVERGIKPIIGCEAYLAPGKRTDRTLTPKADDVDGGGNYHLILLVQNRQGYQNLCRLLTAAYREGLYYKPRIDKEILAEWSEGLIALSGCLSGELARALRAGHTERALEVARWYARIFPGRFYIELQDNKLHGPYNEALLEIARRVGLPVVATNDCHYLHREDARAHEVLLCIQTGKTLADESRWRFDTDELYVKTPAEMAAAFSELPEALANSLEIARQVDFEFEFGKFHFPRYEAPAERNLDELLEERTREGLKRRLQAIKARRGAVDEAPYWARLERELPVIREMGFSGYMLIVTDFIDFARKRGIPVGPGRGSVVGSLVSYALYITELDPIEHKLLFERWLNPGRKSMPDIDVDFCFERRDQVIDYVRAKYGEDRVAQIITFGTIKGKQAIRDVGRVLGLSFAETDRIVKLYPAPKQGRDFPLEEALKMEPRLREERERHPELFEFAFKLEGLLRHASRHAAGVVIADRPLEEMVPLYADKERSEGAPAITQYSMKYIEDIGLIKFDFLALKNLTMIRDTLQLIVENGKPALELERMPLDDPDTYRVLARGDTVGVFQMESSGFRRFLTDLKPSNFEDVIAAISLFRPGTLDAGMVEPYIERKHGREAVKYPHPLLEEVLKDTYGVIIYQEQVMRVAQALAGYSLEQADILRAAMGKKKKDVMEQERARFIEGARANGVDAATAQSIFEQIETFASYGFNRSHAAAYALTTYTTAYLKAHYPQEFMAALTSLEMDDVDKTYKNIAALREMGIKLLPPDVNQSRLKFTVAPEGIRFGLGAIRGVGQKAAEAIIAAREAGGPFTSLSELCVRVDPQQVNRRVLEGLVKCGAFDSTGSERAESVAEIDEALRAAQRQGEAVAANQMGLFGSLPVSARAPRHAVKPWTVKERLAAEKEALGFYVTGHPLDKYERDIRRLTDLTCADLASVPDGKQVAVVGVVQSLKLKNNKQGKRYATFTLEDLQGAVEIIAWPETYQRNEAAIHCGEPVVARGKLDIGEERAQILLDELKPLTQALAESVREVHIRAPKARLESAASRSGFRALLARHGGACPIYLHLELDAVREAVFLLGNDFRVAPTESFVGEVEQLLAPGAVQLRGQQTGSPSVAPL, from the coding sequence ATGAGTTTTGCCCATCTACATGTCCATACCCAGTACAGTCTGCTCGATGGTGCCAACAAGCTGGCGCCGCTGCTGGACTACGCCAAGCGCAGCGCGATGCCGGCAATGGCGATCACCGATCACGGCAACATGTTTGGGGCAGTAGAGTTCTACCGCAAGGCGGTGGAACGTGGGATCAAGCCGATCATCGGTTGCGAAGCGTACCTGGCGCCGGGCAAGCGCACCGACCGTACGCTTACCCCCAAGGCCGACGACGTCGATGGGGGTGGCAACTACCATCTCATCCTGCTGGTGCAAAACCGCCAGGGTTATCAGAACCTTTGCCGCCTGCTGACGGCGGCCTATCGCGAGGGCTTGTACTACAAGCCGCGCATCGACAAGGAAATTCTGGCCGAATGGTCGGAAGGGCTGATCGCGTTGTCAGGCTGCCTGTCGGGCGAATTGGCGCGCGCGTTGCGCGCCGGTCATACCGAGCGCGCGCTGGAAGTGGCGCGCTGGTACGCGCGGATTTTTCCGGGCCGTTTTTATATCGAGCTGCAAGATAACAAACTGCACGGCCCTTATAATGAAGCGTTACTTGAGATTGCGCGCCGAGTCGGTTTGCCCGTCGTAGCCACCAACGATTGCCACTACCTCCATCGTGAGGACGCTCGTGCCCACGAAGTCTTGCTGTGCATTCAGACCGGCAAGACCCTGGCCGACGAAAGTCGTTGGCGCTTCGACACCGACGAACTCTACGTCAAGACCCCGGCGGAGATGGCGGCGGCGTTTTCCGAGCTACCCGAGGCGCTTGCCAACAGCCTGGAGATCGCGCGGCAGGTGGATTTTGAATTCGAGTTTGGCAAGTTCCATTTTCCTCGCTACGAGGCTCCCGCCGAGCGGAATCTGGACGAGCTGTTGGAGGAGCGCACGCGCGAGGGACTGAAACGACGACTGCAAGCCATTAAAGCGCGGCGCGGCGCGGTGGACGAAGCTCCGTACTGGGCCCGACTGGAGCGCGAGTTGCCGGTGATTCGCGAGATGGGCTTCTCGGGCTATATGCTGATCGTCACGGACTTTATCGACTTCGCACGCAAGCGCGGGATACCGGTGGGGCCAGGGCGAGGCTCGGTGGTCGGCAGCCTGGTGTCTTATGCGCTGTACATCACGGAACTGGATCCGATCGAGCATAAGCTGTTGTTTGAGCGTTGGCTCAATCCGGGGCGCAAGTCGATGCCCGATATCGATGTGGATTTCTGTTTCGAACGGCGCGACCAGGTGATCGATTATGTGCGGGCCAAATACGGCGAGGATCGAGTGGCCCAGATCATCACGTTCGGCACGATCAAGGGCAAACAGGCGATTCGCGACGTGGGCCGGGTGCTGGGGCTTTCGTTCGCCGAGACCGATCGGATCGTCAAGCTTTATCCCGCGCCCAAGCAGGGGCGAGATTTCCCCTTGGAAGAGGCGTTAAAGATGGAGCCGCGGCTGCGCGAAGAGCGCGAGCGCCATCCCGAGCTGTTTGAGTTCGCCTTCAAACTAGAGGGGCTGCTGCGGCATGCCTCGCGCCATGCCGCCGGGGTAGTGATCGCCGATCGCCCGCTGGAAGAGATGGTTCCGCTGTACGCCGACAAGGAGCGCAGCGAAGGGGCGCCGGCGATCACCCAGTACTCGATGAAGTACATCGAGGACATCGGGCTTATCAAGTTTGACTTCCTGGCGCTCAAGAACCTGACGATGATTCGGGACACGCTGCAGCTGATCGTCGAGAACGGCAAGCCGGCGCTGGAGTTAGAGCGGATGCCGCTGGACGATCCCGACACCTATCGAGTTTTGGCGCGTGGCGACACGGTGGGCGTGTTCCAGATGGAGAGTTCGGGCTTTCGCCGCTTCCTGACTGACCTCAAGCCCTCCAATTTCGAGGACGTAATCGCCGCGATTTCACTGTTCCGACCCGGCACGCTGGACGCCGGAATGGTCGAGCCGTATATCGAGCGTAAACATGGCCGGGAGGCGGTCAAGTACCCGCATCCGCTGCTCGAGGAGGTGCTGAAGGACACCTACGGCGTGATCATCTATCAGGAACAGGTGATGCGGGTGGCGCAGGCGCTGGCGGGCTACAGTCTGGAGCAGGCCGACATTTTGCGCGCCGCGATGGGCAAAAAGAAAAAAGATGTGATGGAGCAGGAGCGCGCGCGCTTTATCGAGGGGGCACGCGCCAACGGTGTGGATGCGGCCACCGCGCAAAGCATTTTCGAACAGATCGAGACCTTCGCCTCCTACGGTTTCAACCGCTCGCACGCGGCGGCCTACGCCTTGACCACCTACACCACCGCTTACCTTAAAGCCCATTATCCGCAGGAATTCATGGCCGCCCTGACCTCGTTGGAAATGGACGACGTCGACAAGACCTACAAGAATATCGCGGCGTTGCGCGAAATGGGGATAAAGCTACTGCCTCCTGACGTCAACCAAAGCCGGCTCAAGTTCACGGTGGCGCCGGAGGGGATTCGGTTCGGGTTGGGCGCGATTCGCGGGGTGGGCCAGAAGGCGGCCGAGGCGATAATCGCGGCGCGCGAGGCGGGAGGGCCGTTCACCAGCTTGTCCGAGCTATGCGTGCGAGTTGATCCGCAGCAGGTCAATCGCAGGGTGTTGGAGGGGCTGGTCAAATGCGGGGCGTTCGATTCCACCGGCAGCGAACGGGCCGAGAGCGTGGCCGAGATCGACGAAGCTCTGCGGGCAGCCCAACGCCAGGGTGAGGCGGTTGCGGCCAACCAGATGGGGTTGTTCGGCAGTTTGCCGGTCAGTGCGCGGGCCCCACGTCATGCGGTGAAGCCGTGGACGGTCAAAGAGCGGCTGGCGGCGGAGAAAGAGGCGTTGGGCTTTTACGTCACCGGCCATCCGCTGGACAAGTACGAGCGTGACATTCGCCGCTTGACCGACCTTACCTGCGCAGATTTGGCCAGCGTACCCGATGGCAAGCAGGTCGCGGTGGTGGGCGTGGTGCAATCGCTCAAGCTCAAGAACAACAAGCAGGGCAAGCGCTACGCCACCTTCACCTTGGAAGACCTTCAAGGGGCGGTTGAGATTATCGCCTGGCCCGAGACTTATCAGCGCAACGAAGCGGCGATCCACTGCGGCGAGCCGGTAGTGGCACGCGGCAAGCTGGATATCGGCGAGGAGCGTGCACAAATCCTACTGGACGAGCTCAAACCCCTGACCCAGGCCCTGGCTGAGAGCGTGCGTGAGGTGCACATCCGAGCGCCCAAGGCGCGCCTGGAGAGCGCGGCCTCGCGCTCGGGGTTCCGCGCGCTGCTAGCGCGTCACGGCGGAGCCTGTCCGATATATCTGCATTTGGAGCTGGATGCGGTGCGGGAAGCGGTGTTTTTGCTTGGCAATGACTTTCGAGTCGCGCCGACCGAAAGCTTTGTCGGCGAAGTGGAACAGTTGCTGGCACCCGGCGCGGTGCAATTGCGCGGTCAACAAACTGGCTCCCCTTCGGTGGCACCGCTCTGA
- a CDS encoding LLM class flavin-dependent oxidoreductase, with amino-acid sequence MEFGIFDHLDRNTLPLQEFYEGRLKLAEALDRAGFYAYHIAEHHSTPLGMAPSPSLFLAAMAERTRRLRFGPLVYCLPFYHPLRLLEEICMLDQLSGGRLEVGIGRGISPFEAGYYGVDYSQARKVFDETLEIITKGMISKTLTFDGDYYHFHGVPIELQPVQTPHPPFWYGVHTVESAENTARRGFNIVSGDPVATVRQITDRYRAVWAETGRNPNYLPKLGLTRFVVVAEDDETALNIGRRAYPKWHASFSHLYHTHGRSPMLGERPADWEGIRNNGVGIAGSPKTVATILRQQLAESGVNYLVAHFIFGDITLSEALRTVDLFKREVIPALE; translated from the coding sequence ATGGAATTTGGCATTTTCGATCATCTCGACCGCAACACCCTGCCCTTGCAGGAATTTTACGAGGGTCGGCTCAAACTCGCCGAGGCCCTGGATCGCGCCGGGTTTTATGCCTATCACATAGCCGAGCATCACTCGACCCCGCTGGGAATGGCGCCCTCGCCTTCCCTGTTCTTGGCCGCGATGGCCGAGCGCACCCGCCGGCTACGCTTCGGACCGCTGGTTTACTGCCTGCCTTTTTACCACCCGCTGCGCTTGCTCGAAGAGATCTGCATGCTCGATCAGCTCAGCGGCGGCCGTCTCGAAGTCGGCATCGGGCGCGGGATCTCGCCGTTCGAAGCCGGCTATTACGGGGTCGATTACAGCCAAGCCCGCAAGGTCTTTGATGAGACTCTTGAGATCATTACCAAGGGCATGATCTCCAAGACTCTGACCTTCGACGGCGACTACTACCACTTCCATGGCGTGCCGATAGAATTGCAACCGGTTCAGACGCCCCATCCGCCCTTCTGGTACGGCGTTCATACGGTAGAAAGCGCCGAGAACACCGCCCGCCGCGGCTTCAACATTGTAAGTGGCGACCCCGTCGCCACCGTGCGCCAAATCACCGACCGCTATCGCGCGGTCTGGGCGGAAACCGGGCGCAATCCCAACTACCTGCCCAAGCTAGGGCTGACCCGTTTCGTAGTGGTGGCAGAGGACGACGAAACCGCGCTCAATATCGGCCGGCGCGCCTATCCCAAATGGCACGCCAGCTTCAGCCATCTCTACCACACCCATGGCCGTTCCCCGATGCTGGGCGAACGTCCCGCGGATTGGGAAGGCATCCGCAACAACGGGGTCGGCATCGCTGGCTCGCCCAAGACAGTAGCCACGATCTTGCGCCAGCAACTAGCTGAGTCCGGGGTTAATTACCTAGTCGCCCATTTCATCTTCGGCGACATCACGCTGAGCGAGGCCTTACGTACGGTCGATCTGTTCAAACGCGAAGTGATACCTGCGCTGGAATAG